A window from Onychostoma macrolepis isolate SWU-2019 chromosome 07, ASM1243209v1, whole genome shotgun sequence encodes these proteins:
- the LOC131543775 gene encoding uncharacterized protein LOC131543775: protein MGSSSRALSRVGFSPRALSSVSSSSRARSSRAPSSARSSRTRPAYACGWAERQGDFMQEFVDYSQLATCDDLTLMEGFWCRLDDDIHLVMPRADPCWSLKNYIDFALWITCGRHSAVSPLSVPPVVPQLSSELSATAVSSPPPSVAPPSSPLPSMAHSSPPFAVKSSPPPSAAYSSPPSTAHVPLGILVEYEGMSWAPASKLAPVSAPAPEPVPPVPTPTEPALAGPRAKAAPPWPPEPLSRHGPQNSLICPEGPPYPSPAPASRVPAPPPQWNCYGARRTFWGRYVTCMFCLVLSLFSVSLFPCDLVFVSFLIVILFTCV from the coding sequence ATGGGCTCCAGCTCCAGAGCTCTCTCCCGTGTCGGCTTCAGCCCCAGGGCTCTCTCCAGTGTCAGCTCCAGCTCCAGAGCCCGTTCCTCCAGAGCAccctccagtgcccgctcctccAGAACCCGCCCTGCATATGCCTGTGGCTGGGCCGAGCGCCAAGGCGATTTTATGCAGGAGTTTGTGGACTATAGCCAACTTGCCACATGTGATGACCTCACCTTAATGGAGGGATTCTGGTGCAGGTTGGATGACGATATCCACCTCGTCATGCCAAGAGCTGATCCGTGCTGGTCATTGAAGAATTACATCGACTTTGCGTTGTGGATTACATGTGGTCGCCACTCCGCTGTCAGTCCGCTGTCAGTTCCACCAGTCGTTCCCCAGTTGAGCTCTGAATTGTCAGCCACCGCTGTCTCAAGCCCACCGCCGTCCGTGGCTCCACCGTCAAGCCCGCTGCCGTCCATGGCTCACTCAAGCCCGCCATTCGCAGTGAAGTCAAGCCCGCCGCCGTCTGCGGCTTACTCAAGCCCACCGTCCACCGCACATGTGCCCCTAGGAATACTGGTGGAATATGAGGGAATGTCATGGGCTCCAGCCTCAAAGCTCgctccagtgtcggctccagcTCCAGAGCCTGTTCCTCCAGTGCCCACTCCTACAGAACCTGCCCTGGCCGGGCCGAGGGCCAAGGCTGCTccaccatggcctcccgagCCCCTGTCCCGCCATGGTCCTCAGAACTCCCTGATCTGCCCTGAAGGCCCTCCTTATCCCAGTCCTGCACCAGCCTCCAGGGTGCCCGCCCCCCCTCCCCAGTGGAACTGTTATGGTGCGAGACGCACCTTCTGGGGGCGATATGTCACGTGTATGTTCTGTTtagttttgagtttgttttcAGTTAGCCTGTtcccctgtgacctagttttcgTTAGCTTCCTAATTGTCATTCTGTTCACATGTGTTTGA